Proteins co-encoded in one Acidovorax sp. 69 genomic window:
- a CDS encoding DUF5666 domain-containing protein, with translation MTASAVGIGVADGFGSVIVNGVRFATDTAQITTEDSDALRLGMTVLVSGSIQPDLATGTATAVLSVPEFRGPVTAVDTAAGDVEISGVRISVDDSTIYDGVTALSSVAVGSTLQAYALPVGDGRWRASRIERKDSSLPLILSGAIGQLDAASKTFRLGSKLVNYGAASFSGTLLSGSLANGMMVYVRATTLPTNGVINAQQIRRGHTLPTAGSFSANLLGIVSNFSGLSSDFLLYGTPVNIASAVVTGGPASSIGNGVRLEVAGTMVGGVLVAQRARIRYAPGAGGPASFELIGPVGQFRSTAEFRVNGQPVNASSSTVVFISGAAKDLRNGVRVSIRGSHVISGVLQATEVQFE, from the coding sequence GTGACAGCCTCTGCAGTCGGTATTGGGGTCGCGGATGGCTTTGGCAGTGTGATCGTGAACGGCGTGCGGTTCGCCACGGATACGGCCCAGATCACGACAGAAGATTCAGACGCGCTGCGTCTTGGGATGACTGTTCTGGTCAGCGGCTCCATCCAGCCGGACCTTGCGACGGGTACGGCGACAGCAGTGCTCTCAGTACCCGAGTTCCGAGGTCCCGTTACAGCGGTGGATACAGCCGCAGGTGATGTGGAGATATCTGGAGTCCGGATCTCGGTGGACGACTCCACCATCTATGACGGCGTCACTGCACTGTCGTCCGTAGCGGTCGGTTCCACCTTGCAGGCGTATGCGTTGCCAGTGGGTGACGGCCGCTGGCGCGCAAGCCGGATCGAGCGCAAAGATTCGAGCTTGCCGCTGATCTTGTCTGGTGCCATTGGTCAGCTCGACGCGGCGTCCAAAACCTTCCGCCTCGGAAGCAAGCTGGTCAACTACGGCGCAGCTTCTTTTAGCGGAACGCTCCTCAGCGGATCACTTGCCAACGGCATGATGGTGTATGTCCGGGCGACCACCCTGCCCACCAACGGGGTCATCAACGCGCAGCAGATACGAAGGGGGCACACCTTGCCCACTGCCGGGAGCTTCTCTGCGAATCTGCTGGGCATCGTGTCCAATTTCAGTGGGCTGAGTTCAGACTTCCTGCTTTATGGGACGCCGGTGAATATTGCATCTGCCGTTGTCACGGGCGGTCCCGCATCGAGTATCGGAAATGGGGTCCGACTCGAAGTTGCTGGAACCATGGTCGGTGGTGTCCTGGTGGCCCAGCGGGCGCGCATCCGATATGCCCCTGGGGCAGGTGGACCGGCAAGTTTTGAGCTGATAGGGCCCGTGGGACAATTTCGATCCACTGCGGAGTTTCGCGTCAACGGACAGCCGGTGAATGCGTCGAGCAGTACCGTCGTGTTTATTAGTGGGGCCGCGAAAGACTTGCGCAACGGTGTGCGTGTGTCGATTCGTGGCAGCCATGTGATTTCAGGCGTGCTTCAGGCGACCGAAGTCCAGTTCGAGTAA
- a CDS encoding HAMP domain-containing sensor histidine kinase, translating into MKRLLRRPTLEMPRLGLPAFRLRILVRGVFVLLALATIALSVVVLKDEKERAWQAYQHGFVRSQAEVMARLRHPSGQLALLNASHLGQGVTPLAPLLLPYAAIDFDDPQKSQQAVEMAGCSVQYPDGASVCAAIGNNPYAGGFIYLVGSFYAGALTPRERGALVPAEAHRARITLDMRGATYRWIAPYEAMPPQGSAAVRGRLTGFVDNGTPQLDARARPVRDFRGWLWQNGQCRDLPPPSASSPAGEATTTDCLRRTHYSIRLPVELFREALFRKDERLVWPPEDLGQMRVRVEMLAPGEDSKPLFDSDAPDAQLAASLGDLSRSLLPGERVQIRKMGSDEASAITLKGLDVQAEPSAPWLLRLIRWLPLEAAGVGPAAATPAAPTALDILDTPTGNYVVNFTGHLRGVEQGLAAVATRLSWYLGAMLAAIALAWLVVEVGLIRRVTALTRRAAAVSYNVQPGHTGPRLGDLDVSDLRGSDELGILAGGLADLLQRVKDDLQREQLRAQQERDMWHAVGHEIMSPLQSLMALNGPQDPGHRYVQRMQQAIHVLYGTASPAEALQAADVPEGRLDLDAFLRNVADNAHFAGILDVAYDLGPGHPGPVIVRADEFALEDVVTHILRNADRYRPTGSPITLTLTASESTASATLHNRGSTIAEDLLERIFELGVSDPASPTPLGEGEHRGQGLFVAKTYMAKMGGTINARNTEGGVAFVLTFQRLG; encoded by the coding sequence ATGAAGCGCCTGCTGCGTCGGCCCACGCTAGAAATGCCTCGGCTGGGGCTTCCGGCCTTCCGCCTGCGCATCCTGGTTCGTGGTGTTTTCGTACTGCTCGCGCTGGCCACCATAGCGCTGAGCGTGGTGGTGCTCAAGGACGAAAAAGAACGCGCCTGGCAGGCCTACCAGCACGGTTTTGTGCGCAGCCAGGCAGAGGTCATGGCACGGCTGCGCCACCCCTCGGGCCAGTTGGCGCTGCTCAATGCCAGCCACCTCGGCCAGGGCGTGACGCCGCTGGCGCCGCTGCTGCTGCCCTATGCGGCTATCGACTTTGATGACCCGCAAAAATCACAGCAAGCCGTGGAGATGGCGGGGTGCTCCGTGCAGTACCCCGATGGCGCCTCAGTGTGCGCGGCGATTGGCAACAACCCCTATGCGGGCGGCTTCATCTACCTGGTGGGCAGTTTTTATGCGGGCGCGCTGACGCCCCGCGAGCGCGGCGCCTTGGTGCCCGCCGAGGCACACCGTGCGCGCATCACCCTGGACATGCGGGGTGCCACCTACCGCTGGATTGCGCCGTACGAGGCCATGCCCCCACAGGGCAGCGCGGCTGTGCGCGGGCGCCTGACGGGGTTTGTGGACAACGGCACGCCGCAGCTCGACGCCCGCGCGCGGCCGGTGCGCGACTTTCGCGGCTGGCTGTGGCAAAACGGCCAGTGCCGCGACCTGCCGCCCCCATCTGCGAGCTCGCCCGCTGGCGAGGCCACCACCACTGACTGCCTGCGCCGCACGCACTACTCCATCCGCCTGCCGGTCGAACTGTTCCGCGAAGCGCTATTTCGCAAGGACGAGCGCCTCGTCTGGCCGCCGGAAGACTTGGGGCAGATGCGTGTGCGGGTGGAGATGCTGGCGCCGGGCGAAGACAGCAAACCACTGTTTGACAGCGACGCGCCCGACGCGCAGCTGGCCGCATCGCTGGGCGACCTCTCGCGCAGCCTGCTGCCGGGGGAGCGTGTGCAGATACGCAAAATGGGCAGCGACGAAGCCAGCGCCATCACCCTCAAGGGCTTGGACGTGCAGGCCGAGCCGTCCGCGCCCTGGCTGCTGCGCCTGATCCGCTGGCTGCCGCTGGAGGCAGCAGGCGTGGGCCCGGCGGCAGCCACGCCCGCCGCCCCCACGGCCCTGGACATTCTGGACACACCCACCGGCAACTACGTGGTCAACTTCACCGGCCACCTGCGCGGCGTGGAGCAGGGCCTGGCCGCCGTGGCAACGCGCCTATCGTGGTACCTGGGCGCCATGCTGGCCGCCATTGCGCTGGCCTGGCTGGTGGTGGAGGTGGGCCTGATCCGCCGCGTGACGGCCCTCACCCGCCGCGCCGCCGCTGTGTCGTACAACGTGCAGCCCGGCCACACCGGGCCCCGGCTGGGCGACCTGGATGTGTCAGACCTGCGCGGCTCGGACGAGCTGGGCATTTTGGCCGGGGGCCTGGCCGACCTGCTTCAGCGCGTGAAGGACGACCTGCAGCGCGAGCAGCTGCGCGCTCAGCAAGAGCGCGACATGTGGCACGCCGTGGGGCACGAGATCATGTCGCCCCTGCAGTCGCTGATGGCGCTGAACGGCCCGCAGGACCCCGGCCACCGCTATGTGCAGCGCATGCAGCAGGCCATCCATGTGCTGTATGGCACGGCATCGCCCGCCGAGGCACTGCAGGCCGCCGATGTGCCAGAGGGGCGGCTGGACCTGGATGCCTTCTTGCGCAACGTGGCCGACAACGCGCACTTTGCAGGCATTCTGGATGTGGCGTACGACCTGGGCCCAGGCCACCCTGGCCCAGTCATCGTGCGGGCCGACGAGTTTGCGCTCGAAGACGTGGTGACCCACATCCTGCGCAATGCCGACCGCTACCGCCCCACAGGCAGCCCCATCACACTGACGCTCACCGCATCAGAATCCACCGCCAGCGCCACGCTGCACAACCGGGGCTCGACCATTGCCGAAGACCTGCTGGAGCGGATTTTTGAGCTGGGCGTGTCAGACCCCGCCAGCCCCACCCCCTTGGGTGAGGGCGAACACCGGGGCCAGGGTCTGTTTGTGGCCAAGACCTACATGGCCAAGATGGGCGGCACCATCAACGCCCGCAACACCGAGGGTGGCGTGGCGTTTGTGCTGACGTTTCAGCGGCTGGGGTAA
- a CDS encoding DUF6502 family protein — translation MHDRLSWTQAAFARILRPAVRLALAMGLKHPQLEEVLRDLLVDEARNLWLKKDGSKPNLSQLATTTGLNRKDVTARVRDTRAVLPATESSAAAKAYTAWLQVVSEDESQRTLPLADSGVGHSFELLSRFATRGNVHHRTVLEELQRLKLVTLSDGEVHLLGDSFLPTASVRDMLAFLGDNVRDHLQAAVSNTLGQQPRMLERAVYASGLTLEDCERIHKLTRQHWDTIHHQLVREMTDAVEQSDGQGAGRMRVGIYTYYENEQDSRQPVEATVTAVEPDVNLPGPSEPVKEKR, via the coding sequence ATGCACGATCGACTTTCTTGGACCCAAGCTGCCTTTGCGCGCATCCTGCGGCCAGCGGTGCGTCTGGCCCTGGCCATGGGTCTGAAGCATCCGCAGCTCGAAGAAGTCCTGCGCGACCTGCTGGTGGATGAGGCTCGCAATCTCTGGCTCAAGAAAGACGGCTCAAAGCCCAACCTCAGCCAATTGGCCACCACAACGGGGCTCAATCGCAAGGACGTGACGGCCAGGGTCCGTGATACCCGCGCTGTCTTGCCTGCCACCGAAAGTTCAGCCGCAGCCAAGGCCTATACAGCGTGGCTGCAAGTTGTGTCCGAGGACGAGTCGCAGCGCACGCTGCCTTTGGCGGACTCGGGGGTGGGTCATTCGTTTGAACTGCTGTCCCGATTTGCCACCCGTGGCAATGTCCATCACCGCACCGTTTTGGAAGAGTTGCAGAGACTCAAATTGGTGACACTGTCCGATGGCGAAGTCCATTTGCTAGGCGACAGTTTTCTGCCCACAGCCAGCGTGCGTGACATGCTCGCATTTCTGGGAGATAACGTGCGAGACCATTTGCAGGCTGCGGTTTCCAACACGCTGGGCCAACAACCCCGCATGTTGGAGCGCGCGGTTTACGCATCAGGTTTGACACTTGAGGACTGCGAGCGCATACACAAGCTAACTCGCCAGCATTGGGACACGATTCACCATCAGCTTGTCCGTGAGATGACCGATGCTGTGGAACAAAGCGATGGGCAAGGTGCAGGGCGAATGCGCGTCGGAATCTACACCTATTATGAAAATGAACAGGACTCGCGCCAGCCTGTGGAGGCTACCGTGACTGCTGTAGAACCGGATGTGAACCTGCCGGGGCCCTCTGAGCCAGTGAAAGAAAAACGGTGA